Proteins co-encoded in one endosymbiont 'TC1' of Trimyema compressum genomic window:
- a CDS encoding 2-hydroxyacyl-CoA dehydratase, producing the protein MKTKCLGIDVGSTTVKVVVVDENDNCLYKNYTRHYSELLKTVLSMLREVDEALPGESFKIMVTGSGGLGVSAKLHLPFVQEVVALVEAIEKYIPETDVAIELGGEDAKITYLGAGSEQRMNGVCAGGTGAFIDQMAQLMHVEISELNELAKNYDTIYPIASRCGVFAKTDIQPLINEGAALEDIAVSIFQAVVNQTISGLACGRPIRGKIAFLGGPLTFLSELRNRFIDSLDLEEDEIIFPENSQYFVALGTAEIAAQKNEGTFVLKGILEALDKDDFEDEERELLPPLFKDEADYEIFRKRHDEAKVRKVPYKEGVAPFFLGIDAGSTTSKIALIDSTGALVWSYYGSNEGKPLENVVKHLTNLYDEVPNLKIARSGVTGYGEGLLKAALNIDEGEIETVAHFKAADFFCPGVDFILDIGGQDMKCLKVSEGVITSIMLNEACSSGCGSFIETYAQSLSIPVKDFAKMALLSQEPVDLGTRCTVFMNSKIKQAQKDGATVGDISAGVSYSVIKNALYKVIKIKNPNDLGEKIVVQGGTFYNEAVLRSFERITGREVIRPDIAGIMGAFGMALVSKERYFEGEESTLLPKEELNSFEYENDMRRCGLCGNNCLLTITNFTDGKFFVSGNRCERGSGLVEKDKKQLPNLYTYTYERLFKEYRSLDKPQAIRGVIGIPRGLNIYAHYPLWHTFFTDLGFRVELSGRSSKKLYESGMESIPSESLCYPAKIVNGHMINLLKKGVNTIFYPSIPYDIKEQENAENQYNCPIVTSYPEVIENNMEEVKADAINFIHPFLPIYDEKKMAKRLYETFRPYYPDLTKKEVKVALEKGYSALYKYKEDIREKGRDTLNYIHENNLKGVVLAGRPYHVDPEINHGIPEMMNQLGLVVLSEEAVAHIPEEVSKDKLRVVNQWVYHSRLYNAAEFVKDEPNIELVQLTSFGCGLDAITSDQVFEILDRYGKIYTLIKIDEINNLGAARIRVRSLLAAMEEREKKGIIPVKRKERLDTPAFVEGMEDYTLLCPEMSPIHFQFFSQAFKAQGYNLKVLPHVSKYAMDLALQYVNNDACYPTLVVIGQILEAIKSGEYNTDKVAILMTQTGGGCRATNYIALLKKALIDSGHPNIPIIPVTAASNLEKSTGFKISLGFLNRILMAVIYGDVLLRILRATRPYEKEGGSTDVLYQHWIDKCNKNVYNGKFRQFNDDLRNMIKDFDELARNNIEKPKVGVVGEILVKFHSYANNNVVEFLEKEGAEVVVPDLLDFMLYSLYSNVFRSDELAGKKKDKQVGYFMINILEIYRKAARKALRASKHFTEQATIKSLTEGAKPILSLGNNMGEGWFLTGEMVELIESGVNNIVCVQPFACLPNHITGKGIIKELKRRFEFANIVPVDYDPGISEVNQVNRLKLMLSKAYKNIGKESEDRVERNK; encoded by the coding sequence TCCGGAAACAGATGTGGCTATTGAATTAGGTGGTGAAGATGCTAAAATCACCTATTTAGGTGCTGGTAGTGAACAAAGAATGAATGGGGTCTGTGCTGGTGGAACAGGTGCTTTTATTGATCAAATGGCACAATTAATGCATGTGGAGATTAGTGAGTTAAATGAGTTAGCTAAAAATTATGATACAATTTATCCTATTGCATCTCGTTGCGGTGTTTTTGCTAAAACGGATATTCAGCCTTTAATTAATGAGGGAGCAGCTCTAGAAGATATTGCTGTATCCATCTTTCAAGCAGTTGTTAATCAAACCATTAGTGGATTGGCTTGTGGCCGTCCAATTAGAGGTAAAATTGCTTTTTTAGGAGGTCCTTTAACCTTTTTATCTGAGCTTAGGAATCGTTTCATTGATTCTCTTGATTTAGAAGAAGATGAAATTATTTTCCCTGAAAATTCTCAGTATTTTGTTGCTTTAGGAACAGCTGAAATAGCTGCTCAGAAAAATGAGGGTACTTTTGTTTTAAAGGGGATTTTAGAAGCCTTAGATAAAGACGATTTTGAGGACGAGGAAAGGGAATTATTACCACCATTGTTTAAAGATGAAGCAGATTATGAAATTTTTAGAAAACGTCATGATGAAGCTAAAGTTAGAAAAGTTCCTTATAAAGAGGGTGTTGCACCGTTCTTTTTAGGTATAGATGCTGGTTCTACAACTAGTAAAATTGCTTTAATTGATAGTACAGGTGCATTGGTATGGTCTTATTATGGCAGTAATGAGGGGAAACCTCTTGAGAATGTAGTCAAGCATTTAACGAATTTATATGATGAGGTTCCAAATCTTAAAATTGCTAGAAGTGGTGTAACTGGATATGGTGAAGGTTTACTTAAAGCAGCTCTAAATATTGATGAAGGTGAAATTGAAACAGTAGCTCATTTTAAAGCAGCTGATTTCTTTTGCCCAGGAGTTGATTTTATTTTAGATATTGGTGGTCAAGATATGAAGTGTCTGAAAGTCAGTGAAGGAGTCATTACTAGTATTATGCTTAATGAAGCTTGTTCGTCAGGCTGTGGATCATTTATTGAAACTTATGCCCAGTCACTTTCTATTCCAGTAAAGGATTTTGCCAAAATGGCCCTATTATCCCAGGAACCAGTAGACTTGGGAACCCGTTGTACTGTCTTTATGAACTCTAAAATCAAGCAAGCTCAAAAGGATGGAGCAACTGTTGGGGATATATCAGCAGGGGTATCTTATTCCGTTATTAAAAATGCTTTATATAAAGTTATTAAAATTAAAAATCCAAATGATTTAGGAGAAAAAATAGTTGTTCAAGGAGGAACCTTTTATAATGAAGCAGTACTAAGAAGTTTTGAACGCATTACAGGAAGAGAGGTTATCCGTCCAGATATTGCTGGTATTATGGGTGCTTTTGGAATGGCTTTAGTTTCTAAAGAACGTTATTTTGAAGGTGAGGAATCAACCTTATTACCAAAGGAAGAATTAAATTCATTTGAATATGAAAATGATATGAGACGTTGTGGTTTATGTGGAAATAACTGCTTATTAACAATTACCAACTTTACTGATGGTAAATTTTTTGTCTCAGGTAATCGTTGTGAAAGAGGTTCGGGCTTAGTTGAAAAGGATAAAAAACAATTGCCTAATCTTTATACGTATACCTATGAGCGTTTGTTTAAAGAATACCGTTCTTTGGACAAGCCTCAAGCAATCCGTGGTGTAATAGGTATACCTAGAGGGTTAAATATTTATGCCCATTATCCATTATGGCATACTTTTTTCACAGACTTAGGATTTAGAGTAGAATTATCCGGTAGAAGTTCAAAGAAGCTTTATGAATCTGGTATGGAATCTATTCCATCGGAGTCACTATGTTATCCCGCTAAAATTGTTAATGGACATATGATTAATTTATTAAAAAAAGGTGTTAATACAATTTTCTATCCATCAATACCTTATGATATTAAGGAGCAAGAAAATGCTGAAAATCAGTATAATTGCCCTATTGTTACTAGCTATCCAGAAGTAATTGAAAATAATATGGAAGAAGTTAAGGCTGATGCCATTAATTTCATTCATCCTTTTTTACCAATTTATGATGAAAAGAAAATGGCTAAAAGACTGTATGAAACTTTTAGACCTTATTACCCTGACTTAACAAAAAAAGAAGTGAAAGTGGCTTTGGAAAAGGGCTATAGTGCTTTATATAAATACAAAGAAGATATACGTGAAAAAGGCAGAGATACTCTTAACTATATTCACGAAAATAACTTAAAAGGTGTTGTTTTAGCAGGCAGGCCTTATCATGTGGATCCGGAAATTAACCATGGTATTCCTGAAATGATGAATCAATTGGGATTAGTTGTTCTTTCAGAAGAGGCTGTTGCCCATATTCCGGAAGAAGTAAGCAAAGATAAACTTAGAGTAGTTAACCAGTGGGTTTACCACTCAAGGCTCTATAATGCTGCTGAATTTGTGAAAGATGAGCCGAATATTGAATTGGTTCAATTAACTTCATTTGGTTGTGGTTTAGATGCTATTACATCTGATCAGGTTTTTGAAATTTTAGATCGCTACGGTAAAATCTATACTTTAATTAAAATTGATGAAATCAATAATCTAGGTGCTGCTAGAATTCGTGTACGTTCTTTATTAGCAGCAATGGAAGAGCGAGAAAAAAAAGGGATTATACCTGTAAAGAGAAAAGAGAGACTTGATACGCCTGCTTTTGTAGAGGGGATGGAAGATTACACATTGCTTTGCCCAGAAATGTCTCCAATTCATTTTCAGTTTTTCTCACAGGCTTTTAAGGCTCAAGGGTATAATTTAAAAGTACTACCCCATGTGAGTAAATATGCAATGGATTTGGCACTGCAATATGTGAACAATGATGCTTGTTATCCAACACTAGTTGTAATTGGACAAATACTAGAAGCCATTAAAAGCGGAGAATATAATACCGATAAAGTTGCAATTTTAATGACTCAGACAGGTGGTGGTTGTAGAGCAACAAACTATATTGCTCTCTTAAAGAAAGCTTTAATTGATTCAGGTCATCCAAATATTCCAATTATTCCTGTAACGGCAGCAAGTAATTTAGAAAAATCAACTGGTTTTAAAATTAGCTTAGGCTTCTTAAATCGTATTTTAATGGCTGTTATTTATGGTGATGTCCTATTGCGTATTTTAAGAGCAACAAGGCCATATGAGAAAGAAGGAGGCTCTACTGATGTTCTTTATCAGCATTGGATAGACAAATGTAATAAGAATGTCTATAATGGTAAATTTAGACAGTTTAATGATGATTTGAGAAATATGATTAAAGACTTTGATGAACTGGCTAGAAATAATATAGAGAAACCAAAAGTCGGTGTTGTTGGAGAGATATTGGTGAAATTTCATTCTTATGCTAATAACAATGTAGTTGAGTTTCTTGAAAAAGAGGGAGCAGAAGTTGTTGTTCCTGACTTGCTAGATTTTATGCTATACTCCTTGTATTCTAATGTTTTTAGATCTGATGAGTTAGCTGGTAAGAAGAAAGATAAGCAAGTAGGCTACTTTATGATTAATATTTTGGAAATTTACAGAAAAGCAGCTAGAAAAGCTTTAAGAGCATCTAAGCATTTTACAGAGCAAGCTACAATAAAATCATTAACAGAAGGAGCAAAGCCAATTTTATCCTTAGGGAATAATATGGGTGAAGGATGGTTCCTAACAGGAGAAATGGTAGAATTAATTGAAAGTGGTGTTAATAACATTGTTTGTGTGCAACCATTTGCTTGCCTACCAAATCATATTACAGGTAAAGGTATTATTAAAGAACTAAAGAGACGTTTTGAATTTGCTAATATAGTACCAGTAGACTATGACCCCGGTATTAGTGAAGTAAATCAGGTTAATCGTTTAAAGCTTATGCTCTCTAAAGCCTATAAGAATATAGGTAAGGAAAGTGAAGATAGAGTGGAGCGTAACAAGTAA
- a CDS encoding S24 family peptidase has product MPTFKILLPNTPIENQKDVLGYINVASNGDDYKNYFAMSVIKNSLEPRLKVGDIVIVRKASKTQIKNGDLVVFSAKGKRKQKLM; this is encoded by the coding sequence ATTCCAACCTTTAAAATTCTTCTTCCCAATACACCCATTGAAAATCAAAAAGATGTTTTAGGTTATATAAATGTAGCCTCTAATGGTGATGATTATAAAAATTATTTTGCCATGTCAGTCATTAAAAATTCCCTTGAACCTAGACTAAAAGTCGGCGATATCGTAATTGTTAGAAAGGCCTCAAAAACACAAATTAAAAATGGTGACTTAGTAGTCTTTTCTGCAAAAGGAAAAAGAAAACAGAAGTTAATGTAA
- a CDS encoding XRE family transcriptional regulator gives MRKILANNIKYLRNKNKLTQTKMGELIAKQATAISEWENGKNIPRSGTLYQLASLFEFSIHDLLETDLTSEYSTSNNTSNNQKNNYLIPICNTAFARLKEPKQINVKIVSLDLDYYSQYGNNIFAVLVEGNSMLPRILPGDILIIKEQSEVNNGDIALLSVQNEMIIKEYRKHPEGIQLISWNTTFYTLKEIEALEIKVIGKAIKIIGNL, from the coding sequence TTGAGAAAAATACTTGCAAATAATATAAAATACTTAAGAAATAAAAATAAACTAACTCAGACAAAAATGGGTGAATTAATAGCTAAACAAGCAACTGCTATTTCTGAATGGGAAAATGGTAAAAATATTCCTAGAAGTGGTACTCTTTATCAACTGGCTTCCCTATTTGAATTCAGTATCCATGATCTTCTGGAAACTGATTTAACTTCTGAATACTCAACTTCTAATAATACAAGTAACAATCAGAAAAATAACTATTTAATACCCATTTGCAATACTGCATTCGCTAGACTTAAAGAGCCTAAACAAATTAATGTTAAAATCGTTTCTTTAGATTTAGATTACTACAGTCAATATGGCAACAATATATTTGCTGTACTCGTTGAAGGAAACAGCATGTTACCAAGAATTTTACCAGGAGATATACTAATAATAAAAGAACAGTCAGAAGTTAACAATGGAGACATTGCACTTCTCTCTGTCCAAAATGAAATGATTATTAAGGAATATAGAAAACATCCAGAAGGTATTCAATTAATTTCATGGAATACTACTTTTTATACATTGAAAGAAATAGAAGCGCTGGAAATTAAAGTAATAGGAAAAGCCATAAAAATTATTGGTAACCTATGA
- a CDS encoding PucR family transcriptional regulator ligand-binding domain-containing protein translates to MAMSNVAALVLKTNFSDHILTEEVIKEANNMKIPIIYQFWH, encoded by the coding sequence ATGGCAATGAGCAATGTGGCTGCATTAGTTTTAAAAACAAACTTTAGTGACCATATATTAACTGAAGAGGTGATAAAAGAGGCTAATAATATGAAGATACCAATTATTTATCAGTTTTGGCACTAA
- a CDS encoding PucR family transcriptional regulator, translating into MKAIIRFSELGFFKLVKIGLDNSVEINRELFNYYIRYLKSLKEYNNEETFDVLVETLEKLIANNFNYSETAENLFIHGNTARYRVALVEKFCKINFKNSEDQFNMMIALKLLPLFKKVESLT; encoded by the coding sequence ATGAAAGCTATTATTAGGTTTTCTGAATTAGGTTTTTTTAAATTAGTGAAGATTGGACTTGATAATTCTGTAGAAATTAATAGAGAGTTATTTAATTATTACATTCGTTATTTAAAATCACTTAAAGAGTATAATAATGAAGAGACCTTTGATGTTTTGGTAGAAACGCTAGAAAAATTAATTGCTAATAATTTTAATTATAGTGAAACTGCAGAAAATCTTTTTATACATGGAAATACTGCTCGTTACAGAGTAGCTTTAGTTGAAAAATTTTGTAAGATAAACTTTAAAAACAGTGAGGATCAATTTAATATGATGATTGCACTTAAATTATTACCACTTTTTAAGAAAGTGGAAAGCCTAACATAA
- a CDS encoding WxL domain-containing protein — MKKLFIFFLISACCLFMVATIYAEDKTVTSDATVIFIADTDSTNPVNPENPDQTSYWKNVNRVDRKSEIKF, encoded by the coding sequence ATGAAAAAGTTGTTTATATTTTTCTTAATATCAGCATGTTGTTTATTTATGGTTGCAACAATTTATGCAGAAGACAAAACAGTAACATCAGACGCAACAGTAATATTTATTGCGGATACGGATTCCACAAATCCAGTTAATCCAGAGAATCCAGATCAAACAAGCTACTGGAAGAATGTCAATAGAGTAGATAGAAAAAGTGAAATTAAGTTTTAA
- a CDS encoding carboxymuconolactone decarboxylase family protein: MNNVSDNFKFFMEESGDAGEAFMEAVMRISNASALDKKTGKLAYIAVLAATGILGGLPFHVKSAKLLGASRAEIKSALLVGMPVTGLKVTEALLIGLNSYDEEE, translated from the coding sequence ATGAATAATGTAAGCGATAATTTTAAGTTTTTTATGGAAGAATCAGGTGATGCTGGAGAGGCATTTATGGAAGCAGTTATGAGAATATCCAATGCCAGTGCTTTAGATAAGAAAACTGGAAAGTTAGCCTATATTGCCGTTTTAGCTGCAACGGGAATTTTAGGAGGTTTGCCTTTTCATGTGAAATCTGCCAAGCTTCTTGGAGCATCAAGAGCTGAAATTAAAAGTGCACTACTTGTGGGAATGCCTGTAACTGGATTGAAAGTAACTGAGGCCTTATTAATTGGCTTAAACAGTTATGATGAGGAAGAATGA
- a CDS encoding GntR family transcriptional regulator — MISFTIFLDNNIKKPLYEQLYDYIKNEIVSEQIKPKSKLPSKRKLANHLQVSLNTVQGAYDQLLSEGYIYALPKKGYYVSDLEELLHLNSVERIKEEIPEKDLETTYNFSYEGVDFSNFPFKVWKKLSCEVIDKDDKDLVIQGSPQGYPKLKAINCRIFTSFSRGFL; from the coding sequence ATGATTTCTTTTACCATTTTTTTAGACAATAATATTAAAAAACCTCTTTATGAGCAACTATATGATTATATAAAAAATGAAATAGTGTCAGAACAAATAAAACCAAAGAGTAAATTGCCTTCTAAAAGAAAATTGGCGAACCATTTACAAGTTAGTCTTAATACAGTTCAAGGCGCTTATGATCAGTTGTTAAGTGAGGGTTATATCTATGCCCTTCCTAAAAAAGGTTATTATGTTTCTGATTTAGAAGAATTACTTCATTTGAATTCTGTTGAAAGGATAAAAGAAGAAATACCTGAAAAAGATCTAGAAACAACCTATAATTTTTCATATGAAGGAGTAGATTTTAGTAACTTTCCTTTTAAAGTTTGGAAAAAATTAAGTTGTGAAGTTATTGATAAGGACGATAAGGATTTAGTTATTCAGGGAAGCCCTCAAGGCTATCCTAAGCTCAAGGCGATCAATTGCAGAATATTTACATCATTCTCGAGGGGTTTTCTGTAA
- the accB gene encoding acetyl-CoA carboxylase biotin carboxyl carrier protein, which yields MMHNIKITDTTFRDAHQSLWATRMHTEDMLPIAEALDNVGYHALEVWGGATFDVCLRFLGEDPWERLRTLKKHIKKTPLQMLLRGQSLVGYQHYPDDVVEAFITRAVQNGIDIIRIFDALNDIRNMEVAIRVAKREGAHIQGSVVYTISPVHTLESYLEKALELEVLGVDSLCIKDMAGLLTPYKAYEMVKLFKEHLRMPVELHNHYIGGLAVATCMKAAEAGVDVVDTASGPLAFGASQPPVETLVRAFQDTPYETGLDLSQLFEIDQYLEGLRVKLGHERGVTRISDMRVFQHQVPGGMISNLVSQLKEQKAGNRLDEVLDEIPKVRAEFGYPPLVTPTSQIVGTQAVLNVLTGERYKLVPGEVKAYMKGLYGQPAGQVSEEIRKKIIGDEKPIECRPANLLEPGMEKAREDISYLTDDIDDIISYALFPQVAKKFLEAREKGIVIRESNLDDVRKAKKDRAENIQKMNVSKDVDSMNVNEIKALISEVSNSDIAELNVKTDGVELSIKRDNSTYSIPRQTSKQSRIIEEIVETISEVENEVDGVAVKSPMVGTFYKSPSPDAPSYVEVGTKVEVGQTLCIVEAMKLMNEIQAEVAGTVAKVLLEDATPVEYGQDLFIIVEDE from the coding sequence ATGATGCATAATATAAAGATTACTGATACAACCTTTAGAGATGCACATCAAAGCCTTTGGGCTACAAGGATGCATACTGAAGATATGTTGCCAATTGCAGAAGCTTTGGATAATGTTGGCTATCATGCATTAGAAGTGTGGGGTGGAGCAACATTTGATGTGTGTCTACGGTTCTTAGGGGAAGATCCATGGGAGCGATTACGAACCCTTAAAAAGCATATTAAAAAGACACCATTACAAATGTTGCTAAGAGGTCAATCATTGGTTGGCTATCAGCACTATCCTGATGATGTTGTAGAAGCTTTTATTACAAGAGCTGTTCAAAACGGTATTGATATTATTCGTATTTTTGATGCTTTAAATGATATTAGAAATATGGAAGTGGCGATTAGAGTAGCAAAAAGAGAAGGTGCTCATATTCAAGGGTCTGTTGTTTATACAATTAGTCCAGTGCATACACTAGAGAGCTATTTAGAAAAGGCATTAGAATTAGAAGTATTAGGCGTTGATTCTCTATGCATTAAGGATATGGCTGGTCTTTTAACTCCTTATAAAGCATACGAAATGGTGAAGCTGTTTAAGGAGCATTTAAGAATGCCTGTTGAGCTTCATAATCATTATATTGGTGGTTTAGCAGTTGCTACTTGTATGAAAGCAGCTGAGGCAGGTGTAGATGTTGTAGATACTGCAAGTGGACCTCTTGCTTTTGGTGCATCACAACCTCCTGTAGAAACCCTAGTAAGAGCATTTCAGGATACTCCTTATGAAACAGGATTAGATTTATCTCAGCTATTTGAAATTGACCAGTACCTAGAAGGATTAAGAGTAAAGCTAGGCCATGAAAGAGGGGTCACACGTATTAGTGATATGCGCGTATTCCAACATCAAGTACCTGGTGGCATGATTTCTAACTTAGTCAGTCAATTGAAAGAGCAAAAAGCTGGTAATAGATTAGATGAAGTATTAGATGAGATTCCTAAAGTAAGGGCAGAGTTTGGTTACCCACCATTAGTAACACCAACTAGTCAAATTGTTGGCACACAAGCAGTTCTCAATGTCTTAACCGGGGAACGCTATAAATTAGTGCCTGGTGAAGTAAAGGCCTATATGAAAGGTTTATATGGTCAACCAGCAGGTCAGGTTTCAGAAGAAATTCGTAAAAAAATTATTGGTGATGAAAAACCAATTGAATGCCGTCCAGCAAATTTATTAGAGCCTGGAATGGAAAAAGCGAGAGAAGATATTTCTTATTTAACTGATGATATTGATGATATAATTTCATATGCGCTTTTCCCACAAGTTGCTAAAAAGTTTTTAGAAGCACGTGAAAAAGGCATTGTTATCAGAGAATCAAATTTAGATGATGTTCGAAAAGCAAAGAAAGATCGTGCTGAGAATATTCAGAAAATGAATGTTAGTAAGGATGTGGATAGTATGAATGTAAATGAAATTAAAGCTTTAATCAGCGAAGTAAGCAACTCGGATATTGCTGAGTTAAATGTTAAAACAGATGGTGTTGAATTAAGCATTAAAAGAGATAACTCAACTTATAGCATACCAAGGCAAACAAGCAAACAAAGTCGTATTATTGAAGAGATTGTTGAAACTATTTCAGAAGTCGAAAATGAAGTAGATGGCGTAGCTGTAAAGTCGCCGATGGTTGGTACATTCTATAAATCACCATCTCCTGATGCTCCTTCTTATGTTGAAGTTGGTACAAAGGTAGAAGTTGGACAAACTCTTTGTATTGTTGAAGCTATGAAATTAATGAATGAAATTCAAGCAGAGGTTGCTGGTACTGTAGCGAAAGTTCTTTTAGAGGATGCTACACCTGTAGAGTATGGACAGGACTTATTTATTATTGTAGAGGATGAATAA
- the accC gene encoding acetyl-CoA carboxylase biotin carboxylase subunit has product MLKKILIANRGEIALRIIRTCKEMGIQTVAVYSEGDITSQHVMQADEAICIGPAPSVKSYLNVSNIIAAAKITGAEAIHPGYGFLAENADFARTCANEDIIFIGPSPDAIERMGDKANARDAMVAAGVPVVPGTDGIVNDCKKALKEAERIGYPIMIKASAGGGGKGMRVANSKEEFENAFTMAQNEAKAAFGNPDIYLERCIIEPRHIEMQIVADNYGEVVYLGERDCSLQRRHQKVLEEAPSVAVTQKMREAMGDVAVKAAKAVNYHSVGTIEFLLDKSGEFYFMEMNTRIQVEHPVTEMVTQIDLMKEQIRIAAGEKLGYKQKDVCIKGYSIECRINAEDSDNNFCPSPGTITAYHVPGGFGVRMDSAVYEGYSIPPFYDSMIGKLIVWGQTREEAIERMKRALGEFVIEGVKTTKPFHLKVLDNAYFRKGDVDTSFMTTRMK; this is encoded by the coding sequence ATGCTTAAAAAAATATTAATTGCAAATCGTGGTGAAATTGCACTGCGTATAATAAGAACCTGTAAAGAAATGGGCATACAAACTGTGGCGGTTTATTCTGAAGGAGATATAACTAGTCAACATGTGATGCAAGCAGATGAGGCAATTTGTATTGGTCCAGCTCCTTCAGTAAAAAGTTATTTAAATGTTTCCAATATTATTGCAGCGGCTAAAATCACAGGAGCAGAAGCAATTCATCCTGGTTATGGCTTTTTAGCTGAAAATGCAGATTTTGCGAGAACTTGTGCCAATGAAGATATTATTTTTATTGGTCCATCTCCAGATGCTATTGAGAGGATGGGCGATAAGGCGAATGCTAGAGATGCTATGGTAGCTGCAGGTGTTCCTGTTGTGCCAGGGACTGATGGCATTGTAAATGATTGTAAAAAAGCATTAAAGGAAGCTGAAAGAATTGGCTATCCAATTATGATTAAAGCTTCAGCTGGTGGTGGTGGTAAAGGTATGAGAGTAGCAAATTCTAAAGAAGAATTTGAAAATGCTTTTACAATGGCTCAAAATGAAGCTAAGGCGGCTTTTGGCAATCCGGATATTTATCTAGAAAGATGTATTATTGAACCTCGTCATATTGAAATGCAAATTGTTGCTGATAACTATGGCGAAGTTGTTTATTTAGGCGAAAGAGATTGCTCTTTACAGAGAAGACATCAGAAAGTCTTAGAAGAAGCGCCATCAGTTGCTGTCACTCAAAAAATGAGAGAAGCTATGGGGGATGTTGCTGTAAAAGCAGCTAAAGCAGTTAATTATCATAGTGTTGGTACTATTGAGTTTCTTTTGGATAAGTCAGGTGAATTCTATTTTATGGAAATGAATACTAGAATTCAAGTGGAACATCCTGTAACTGAAATGGTAACTCAAATTGATTTAATGAAAGAGCAAATAAGAATTGCTGCTGGAGAAAAATTAGGTTATAAACAAAAAGACGTGTGTATTAAAGGCTATTCAATTGAATGTCGTATTAATGCAGAGGATTCAGATAATAATTTTTGTCCTTCTCCAGGTACCATAACAGCATATCATGTACCAGGTGGCTTTGGCGTGAGAATGGATAGCGCTGTTTATGAGGGCTATTCTATTCCCCCATTTTATGACTCAATGATTGGAAAACTAATTGTTTGGGGACAAACTCGTGAAGAGGCAATTGAACGTATGAAACGAGCATTAGGAGAGTTTGTAATAGAAGGGGTTAAAACAACAAAACCATTTCATTTAAAAGTATTGGATAATGCTTACTTTAGAAAAGGTGATGTTGATACAAGTTTTATGACAACTAGAATGAAATAG
- a CDS encoding CorA family divalent cation transporter, with amino-acid sequence MRFHKEDFVFEKISIIYSKYFLLLIVEDKEELHNKLLSCLDFNNIKSQNDSNVLSYVYYKIFSQILSDMFDSLVQFEEFLVKIELSLIENIESYSFEKIVTLKSKSFQVKKYLRLLLYVGDQLLVNENELIPQDDLKYVRNIDLNINRLYESSESIHEMCEHLMGLYDSTISSKTNNLINKLTIFTVFATPLTVISGIYGMNFIDMPELQHEYGYFIVLGIMLTVSLIIFFVLKKIKLL; translated from the coding sequence ATTAGATTTCATAAGGAGGATTTTGTTTTCGAGAAAATTAGTATCATTTATAGTAAATACTTTTTATTGTTAATTGTTGAAGATAAGGAAGAACTCCATAATAAGCTATTGTCATGTCTGGATTTTAATAATATTAAAAGCCAAAATGACAGCAATGTATTAAGCTATGTTTACTATAAAATATTCAGTCAAATTTTAAGCGATATGTTTGATTCACTTGTTCAATTTGAAGAGTTCCTAGTTAAAATTGAATTGTCTTTGATTGAGAATATTGAAAGTTACAGTTTTGAAAAAATTGTGACTTTAAAGAGTAAATCATTTCAAGTTAAAAAGTATTTAAGGCTTCTTTTATATGTAGGTGATCAACTTTTAGTTAATGAAAATGAGTTAATTCCTCAAGATGATTTAAAATATGTTAGAAATATTGATTTGAATATTAATCGTCTATATGAGTCTTCTGAATCAATTCATGAAATGTGTGAGCATTTAATGGGTTTGTATGATTCAACAATTTCTTCGAAAACCAATAATTTAATTAATAAATTAACGATATTCACTGTTTTTGCAACACCATTAACAGTTATATCGGGTATTTATGGTATGAATTTTATTGATATGCCGGAATTACAACATGAATACGGCTATTTTATAGTTTTAGGTATTATGCTTACTGTTTCACTGATTATCTTTTTTGTCTTAAAGAAGATTAAATTGCTATAA